The sequence below is a genomic window from Bacteroidales bacterium.
GTACCACATCTCAACGATGGATTGAAACCGGTACAACGTCGTATTTTACATTCAATGAAAAAGTTAGACGATGGAAGATATAATAAAGTAGCTAATATTATTGGGAACACAATGCAATTTCACCCTCATGGTGATGCATCAATTGGTGACGCATTAGTTCAGCTCGGACAAAAAGATTTACTCATCGACACTCAAGGTAACTGGGGAAATATTGCTACAGGCGACAGTGCAGCTGCACCTCGTTATATTGAAGCAAGACTGTCAAAATTTGCATTAGAAGTTGTATTTAATCCAAAAACTACCGAATGGCAAACGTCTTATGATGGAAGAAACAAAGAACCGATTACTTTACCTGTAAAATTCCCGTTACTTCTAGCTCAAGGCGTTGAAGGTATTGCAGTTGGATTAGCTTCAAAAATATTACCTCATAATTTTAACGAATTAATTGATGCTTCAATAAGCCAACTAACAGGTAAAGAATTTTGTCTGTATCCTGAT
It includes:
- a CDS encoding DNA gyrase/topoisomerase IV subunit A (decatenates newly replicated chromosomal DNA and relaxes positive and negative DNA supercoiling); amino-acid sequence: MMQDNSDNINNNSSEQENELQDNKNQTDNFSSELQNITHISGLYKDWFLDYASYVILERAVPHLNDGLKPVQRRILHSMKKLDDGRYNKVANIIGNTMQFHPHGDASIGDALVQLGQKDLLIDTQGNWGNIATGDSAAAPRYIEARLSKFALEVVFNPKTTEWQTSYDGRNKEPITLPVKFPLLLAQGVEGIAVGLASKILPHNFNELIDASISQLTGKEFCLYPDFPTGGYADFSRYNNGLRGGAIKIRAKITKIDNKTLVVSELPFGKNTSSLIESI